A part of Campylobacter concisus genomic DNA contains:
- a CDS encoding LPS-assembly protein LptD, with protein MRKILFLVPVCILNLSAAVQDVQLLADDVKQDKGIVTANKNVVVYSQDYLVTADCAVYDQNNSVIELFGNVNMMKGKSEVSRSNYAKLNLKNNDTAFESLFMMNKDMEVWMRSDESSSDSEYYRVKKAMVSSCNVQDPDWSITSSSAMLNKQSKFLHLFNPVFRIANVPVFYLPYFGFSTDTTRRTGLLPPELGYGKSEGFYYKQPIYFAPYNEWDFEIDPQIRTNRGAGIYGAFRFTESPDSRGEISFGSFTDKNSYQAKQKRETSNKAELKNKTHKGIGLKYERDKLIRYLSEADLQEGIWIDATKLNDIDYLNLKGRDDDYDSLVTSKFNYFIANDDHYFGAYAKYYIDTEKIGSKNENKDTLQELPSLQYHKFTDDIALPNILYSLDLQSHRYDRKIGVRATQYEFTLPASVHVPLLDDSLTFSFYEYLYASRINYENKINSFDDKREDKHTNFVNNYHKFTLHTDLAKAYESFYHTLNFGAEYLLPGYRKGNLDDEFIYDKNLNEYENFLTQEQSKEEISGYLTQYFFNSNGRKIIKHSISQGYYTKEDEYSNLKNAIYLYPFENLSLYNKLEYSHKSKELKKVQSGFSYTNDLFWLNMLHTMKKNDSKIKNSATKDSYFTSGLGVKLPHQYSLIGGWQYDIERSYTKSWRVGVLHQRKCWNYGIIYQQDVEPTTTINGSASTRKNGIYFTINFYPMGGLHYDFSQSSTKSSTN; from the coding sequence ATGCGTAAAATTTTATTTTTAGTTCCGGTTTGTATTTTAAATCTAAGTGCAGCTGTGCAAGATGTGCAGCTTTTGGCCGATGATGTAAAGCAAGATAAAGGCATCGTAACGGCAAACAAAAACGTCGTTGTATATTCACAAGATTATCTTGTAACGGCTGATTGTGCTGTGTATGATCAAAATAATTCGGTTATCGAGCTATTTGGTAACGTCAACATGATGAAGGGCAAGAGCGAAGTCTCTCGCTCAAATTATGCAAAGCTAAATTTAAAAAATAATGATACTGCTTTTGAATCGCTTTTTATGATGAATAAAGACATGGAAGTATGGATGAGAAGCGATGAGAGCAGCTCTGACAGTGAGTACTATAGAGTAAAAAAAGCGATGGTTTCAAGCTGTAATGTCCAAGATCCTGACTGGAGCATCACCTCAAGCTCAGCTATGCTAAATAAACAAAGCAAATTTTTACATCTTTTTAACCCAGTCTTTCGTATAGCTAATGTGCCAGTTTTTTATTTGCCATATTTTGGCTTCTCAACTGATACCACAAGAAGAACAGGTCTTTTACCGCCTGAACTTGGATACGGAAAATCTGAAGGTTTTTATTACAAGCAGCCGATTTATTTTGCACCTTATAATGAGTGGGACTTCGAGATTGATCCGCAGATAAGAACAAACAGAGGTGCTGGAATTTATGGTGCGTTTAGATTTACTGAGTCGCCTGATTCAAGGGGCGAAATCAGCTTTGGTTCATTTACTGATAAAAACAGCTACCAAGCCAAGCAAAAAAGAGAGACTTCAAATAAGGCTGAACTAAAAAATAAAACACATAAAGGTATCGGACTAAAATACGAAAGAGATAAACTTATAAGATACCTTAGTGAAGCAGATTTACAAGAGGGAATTTGGATAGATGCAACGAAGCTAAATGATATAGATTATTTAAATTTAAAGGGCAGGGATGATGATTATGATTCGCTTGTAACTTCTAAATTTAACTATTTCATCGCAAATGACGATCATTATTTTGGTGCTTATGCAAAATACTACATAGATACTGAAAAAATTGGCTCAAAAAATGAGAACAAAGACACGCTTCAAGAGCTTCCATCGCTTCAGTATCATAAATTTACAGATGATATTGCTTTGCCAAATATCTTATATTCACTCGATCTTCAGTCACATAGATATGATAGAAAAATAGGAGTTAGAGCGACTCAGTATGAATTTACACTTCCAGCTTCAGTGCATGTGCCACTGCTTGATGATAGCTTAACGTTTTCATTTTACGAGTATCTATACGCTTCAAGAATAAATTACGAGAATAAGATAAATTCATTTGATGATAAAAGAGAAGATAAACATACAAATTTTGTAAATAATTACCATAAATTTACCCTTCACACTGACCTTGCAAAAGCGTATGAAAGCTTTTATCACACTTTAAATTTTGGGGCCGAATACCTACTGCCAGGCTATAGAAAAGGAAATTTGGATGATGAGTTTATCTATGATAAAAATCTAAATGAATATGAAAATTTCTTGACTCAAGAGCAGAGTAAGGAAGAAATTTCTGGTTATCTGACTCAGTATTTCTTTAACTCTAATGGTAGAAAGATTATAAAACATAGTATTTCTCAAGGATATTACACAAAAGAAGATGAATATTCGAATTTAAAAAATGCTATCTATCTATATCCATTTGAAAATTTAAGCCTTTATAATAAGCTTGAATATTCACACAAGAGCAAAGAGCTTAAAAAGGTACAAAGCGGATTTTCATACACAAATGATCTATTTTGGCTAAATATGCTTCACACCATGAAGAAAAATGATAGCAAAATAAAAAATAGTGCAACAAAAGATAGCTATTTTACAAGTGGTCTTGGAGTAAAATTACCTCATCAGTATAGTCTTATTGGTGGCTGGCAATATGATATTGAGCGAAGTTACACAAAAAGCTGGAGAGTTGGTGTACTTCATCAAAGAAAATGCTGGAATTACGGAATAATTTATCAACAAGATGTTGAGCCAACAACAACAATAAACGGCTCAGCATCAACTAGAAAAAATGGTATTTATTTCACGATAAATTTCTATCCAATGGGCGGTTTGCACTATGACTTTTCACAAAGCAGTACAAAATCGAGTACCAACTAA
- a CDS encoding phosphoribosyltransferase family protein: protein MITAKFKDQLEAASKLIEILPKKELVDKKTIVVCMSLESVILADAVCRSLNLSYEMLFSEPLPAPNNSECDVAIVSETEDIVLNDKLIKAFNISYDYIYGEAHRKYEEKILKNVYKYRKGNLIGELKDKNILLIDEGCETGMTALICIKTLLDVKVKSISYATPVIATDVFTNLNDMVDEIYTINKIVDFIDVDSYYEKKIEATSERIMSILEESPYYLPLQKQQGDKNNAI from the coding sequence ATGATAACGGCTAAATTTAAGGATCAATTAGAAGCAGCTAGCAAGCTAATTGAAATTTTGCCAAAAAAAGAGCTCGTAGATAAAAAGACGATAGTTGTTTGTATGTCGCTTGAGTCAGTTATACTCGCAGATGCAGTTTGTAGAAGTTTAAATTTAAGCTACGAGATGCTCTTTAGCGAGCCACTACCTGCGCCAAATAATAGCGAATGCGACGTTGCAATAGTTAGCGAGACAGAAGATATAGTATTAAATGATAAACTTATAAAGGCTTTTAATATAAGCTATGACTATATTTACGGCGAAGCACATAGAAAATATGAAGAGAAAATTTTAAAAAACGTTTATAAATACCGAAAAGGAAATTTGATAGGAGAGCTAAAAGATAAAAATATTTTACTAATCGATGAGGGGTGCGAGACTGGTATGACGGCACTCATTTGCATAAAGACGTTGCTTGATGTGAAGGTAAAATCCATCTCATACGCAACGCCAGTGATTGCTACTGATGTCTTTACAAATTTAAATGATATGGTCGATGAAATTTACACGATAAATAAGATAGTCGATTTTATCGATGTGGATTCGTATTACGAGAAAAAGATCGAAGCTACGAGTGAGCGTATCATGTCAATATTAGAAGAGAGCCCTTATTATTTGCCGTTACAAAAACAACAAGGAGATAAAAATAATGCAATATAG
- a CDS encoding polyribonucleotide nucleotidyltransferase has protein sequence MQYSIEVNNQVEIFDLNKVAKQASGAVLLRVKNTVVLATVAREDTQVEEDFLPLTVQYIEKAYAAGKIPGGYVKRETKPGDFETLTARIIDRSLRPLFPKGYAYPTQIVVMVLSADPEVDLQVVSLNAASVALYLSDIPVNRPVCGVRVGYIDEKFVINPSNSELKQSAIDLYVAGTKDELLMIEMRSLPQQTTQLIPMVAIEPMIDPSLSDSMAQKQLMNEFSEDMMIEAIDFAGKAILRASSAYEEAFKEHKKEDATLELKPEIENENIAIYIDKFYKAEVKNAINQMAKSERASELSKIAKQISSDEVAQKEGWDEAVITNVLGKYKKKIVREQIINEGVRADGRGLEEVRPISIETNVLPNAHGSCLFTRGQTQALVVTTLGTDSDAQMYDILTEKVPFVEKFMFNYNFPGFSVGEASPLKAPGRRELGHGNLAKRALAPSIDLASPYTIRVVSEILESNGSSSMASVCGGSLALRAAGVNTLKLVAGVAMGLIFEGDKHAVLTDIMGLEDHDGDMDFKVAGTSDGITALQMDIKLGGISLEVLKEALYQAKRGREHILSLMTEADKNIKINEDVLPKLELFSVDPSKIVDIIGQAGKTIKEIIEKFEVSIDLDREKGEVKIAGGAKKNVDAAKDYIISITSKDNGRSFGKKPFKHDKERSKPNFNIGDEFLGTVKSVVDFGVFIELKDGIDGLLHISKIKTPLNVGDQVKVCVSEQKGNKISLSLVE, from the coding sequence ATGCAATATAGTATAGAAGTCAATAATCAGGTTGAAATTTTTGACCTGAATAAAGTAGCAAAACAAGCTAGCGGAGCGGTACTTTTAAGAGTGAAAAATACCGTAGTTTTAGCAACTGTTGCCAGAGAGGACACGCAAGTTGAGGAGGATTTTTTACCTCTAACGGTGCAATACATTGAAAAAGCTTACGCCGCTGGAAAAATTCCTGGCGGTTACGTTAAGCGTGAGACAAAGCCAGGCGACTTTGAAACGCTAACAGCTCGCATCATCGATAGATCTCTTAGGCCACTCTTTCCAAAAGGTTATGCTTATCCAACTCAAATAGTTGTAATGGTACTTTCAGCTGATCCTGAAGTTGATCTGCAAGTTGTAAGTCTAAATGCGGCTTCAGTTGCGTTGTATCTTAGCGACATCCCTGTAAATCGCCCAGTTTGTGGCGTGAGAGTTGGCTACATAGATGAAAAATTTGTGATCAACCCAAGCAACTCTGAGCTAAAACAAAGTGCGATTGATCTATATGTAGCTGGCACAAAAGATGAGCTTTTGATGATCGAGATGAGAAGCTTGCCTCAGCAAACTACGCAGCTCATCCCGATGGTTGCGATTGAGCCGATGATAGATCCGAGCTTAAGTGATAGTATGGCTCAAAAACAGCTGATGAATGAATTTAGCGAAGATATGATGATTGAGGCGATTGATTTTGCTGGTAAGGCGATATTAAGGGCTAGCAGTGCTTACGAAGAAGCTTTTAAAGAGCATAAAAAAGAGGACGCTACGCTTGAGTTAAAACCTGAGATAGAAAATGAAAATATCGCTATTTATATCGATAAATTTTATAAAGCTGAAGTCAAAAATGCGATCAATCAAATGGCAAAAAGCGAGCGAGCGAGCGAACTTAGCAAGATCGCAAAACAAATTTCAAGCGATGAGGTCGCTCAAAAAGAGGGCTGGGATGAGGCTGTCATCACAAATGTCCTTGGCAAATATAAAAAGAAAATCGTTAGAGAGCAGATCATAAACGAGGGCGTTAGAGCTGATGGGCGTGGTCTTGAAGAGGTTAGACCTATTAGTATCGAAACAAATGTGCTTCCAAATGCTCATGGCTCATGCCTCTTTACAAGAGGACAGACGCAAGCCCTAGTTGTCACTACTCTTGGCACTGATAGTGATGCTCAAATGTATGACATCCTCACTGAAAAAGTACCTTTTGTAGAGAAATTTATGTTTAACTACAACTTCCCAGGCTTTAGCGTAGGTGAGGCAAGCCCACTAAAAGCTCCTGGTAGACGTGAGCTTGGACATGGAAATTTAGCCAAACGTGCCCTTGCACCAAGTATCGATCTAGCTTCTCCATATACGATAAGAGTCGTTTCAGAAATTTTAGAGAGCAACGGTTCAAGCTCAATGGCTAGTGTTTGCGGTGGCTCGCTAGCACTTAGAGCAGCTGGCGTAAATACTTTAAAACTTGTCGCAGGTGTCGCTATGGGATTAATATTTGAAGGTGATAAACACGCAGTGCTAACAGATATCATGGGACTTGAAGATCATGACGGCGACATGGACTTTAAAGTAGCAGGTACAAGTGATGGCATCACAGCGCTTCAGATGGATATTAAGCTTGGTGGCATTAGTTTAGAAGTGCTAAAAGAGGCACTTTATCAAGCAAAACGTGGTAGAGAGCATATCTTATCTTTGATGACAGAGGCGGATAAAAATATAAAAATAAATGAAGATGTGCTTCCAAAGCTTGAGCTATTTAGTGTTGATCCAAGCAAGATCGTAGATATCATCGGGCAAGCTGGCAAGACTATAAAAGAGATCATTGAGAAATTTGAAGTCTCAATCGATCTTGATAGAGAAAAAGGTGAAGTTAAAATCGCAGGTGGTGCAAAGAAAAATGTTGATGCTGCAAAAGATTACATCATCTCTATCACTTCAAAAGACAATGGACGTTCATTTGGCAAAAAGCCATTTAAGCACGATAAAGAGCGTTCAAAACCAAATTTTAATATCGGTGATGAGTTTTTGGGAACTGTAAAGAGTGTTGTTGATTTTGGTGTATTTATCGAGCTAAAAGATGGCATTGATGGCTTGCTTCACATCTCAAAGATAAAAACTCCATTAAACGTAGGTGATCAGGTCAAAGTATGTGTGAGCGAGCAAAAAGGAAATAAAATTTCGCTCTCTTTAGTCGAATAA
- a CDS encoding universal stress protein codes for MKYKKLLFPIGAGDDIEPRIYGALKVAQWFNTHMEIMTCQLDPSVVYNMKMTLRGGVLFEEFLKSAKSELAVEHEENEKIFNKICAELGIKVTSEIIEDVCTANFTIHSGKRSAIVEQESKFCDLVVAAVPLDGKITGTFESAVLKSGKNAIVIPRKMREFKADNILVSWTGTTQSSRALTGSIDLLKKAKKVQCITSKASLGDNAELNLKKLEEYFKIHGISATFEVIATTMIPGEALLKAAIDRNADLIVASRYGENGLMEMVLGGTSRFFLEHTNIPVYL; via the coding sequence ATGAAATACAAAAAGTTGCTTTTTCCAATAGGAGCTGGAGACGATATCGAGCCAAGAATTTATGGTGCCCTAAAGGTTGCTCAGTGGTTTAACACACATATGGAAATTATGACTTGTCAGCTTGACCCAAGCGTAGTTTATAATATGAAAATGACGCTTCGTGGAGGAGTGCTTTTTGAAGAATTTCTAAAATCAGCTAAATCTGAACTAGCTGTCGAGCATGAAGAGAATGAGAAAATTTTCAATAAAATTTGTGCTGAGCTTGGCATAAAAGTAACTAGTGAAATCATTGAAGATGTTTGCACCGCAAATTTTACTATTCACAGTGGCAAAAGAAGTGCGATAGTGGAGCAAGAGAGTAAATTTTGCGATCTAGTGGTGGCTGCTGTGCCGCTTGATGGAAAAATCACTGGCACATTTGAGTCAGCTGTTTTAAAAAGTGGTAAAAATGCGATTGTAATCCCTAGAAAAATGCGTGAGTTTAAAGCTGATAATATCCTTGTTAGCTGGACTGGTACGACGCAAAGCTCAAGGGCATTAACAGGCTCGATTGATCTTTTAAAAAAGGCAAAAAAGGTTCAGTGCATTACCTCAAAAGCAAGTCTTGGCGATAATGCTGAACTAAATCTTAAAAAGCTTGAAGAGTACTTCAAAATTCATGGCATATCAGCCACTTTTGAAGTGATCGCTACCACGATGATACCTGGTGAAGCGCTTTTAAAAGCAGCTATTGATAGAAATGCTGATCTAATCGTTGCTAGCAGATATGGTGAAAATGGTCTTATGGAAATGGTGCTTGGTGGCACTTCAAGATTTTTCTTAGAACACACAAATATCCCAGTTTATCTATAA
- the dnaE gene encoding DNA polymerase III subunit alpha, which produces MSENSSFTHLHLHTEYSLLDGANKIKELAHVLHDRGDIAAAITDHGNMFGAIDFYKAMKKEGIKPLIGIEAYVHNGEQLDDKSTKQRFHLILIAKNETGYKNLMYLSSMSYIEGFYYYPRINKKILKEHSEGLVCSSACLQGEVSWHLNLSDRNVKFGAKGYERAKEVALEYKEIFGDDFYLEIMRHGIGDQKRIDDDILRIAKETGIKVIATNDTHYTFKERADAHEVFMCIAMNKTLDDPNRLRHSVHEFFVKSKEQMSELFLDIPEVIENTQEIVNKCNLEIKLGNPTPPNFKFTLEYAKERNLTLPEPENRYSFKNDAVFFEYECRKGLEERLKFVPENLHDEYKKRLEIEIGIINKMNFPGYMMIVWDFINEAKSRGVPVGPGRGSAAGSLVAYSLKITDLDPIPYNLLFERFLNPERVSMPDIDVDFCQSRRGEIIDYVTQKYGKFNVAGVITFGKLLAKGVIRDVARVCDMPYAEADAMAKLIPDELGITLKDAYEKEPKIAELISQNPKAAKIWKFALDLEGLNRNAGQHAAGVVISNEELWNKTPLFRQPNSPEDRYVTQYSLKYLEDVDLIKFDFLGLKTLTVIDNAIKLVKQRTGKDIIWEQIDKNDSNVYKMIQSGQAIGIFQIEGEGMRKLGTSLRPDCFEDIVAMLALYRPGPMESGMLDDFVKRKHGEAEITYSFKELEPILAPTYGVIVYQEQVMQIVQAIGGFSLGGADLVRRAMGKKIKEEMDRLKGEFVKGAEAKGLNGQKADDLFELIVKFAGYGFNKSHSAAYAYVTFQTAYLKAYYPAEFMAALLTSEESNVDKIVRYIDEIKRINIDTLPPSINKSTKEFSVVKNGDHDGIIFGLGAIKGVGGAAIENIITEREANGEFKSMDDFVSRIDPFKVNKKVFESLIKAGCFDEFGFSRKMLMQNVENIIEACKSAAQIRKNAAESLFGEDDSMNDVKINFVAINDEFDIKQILKFEQESVGIYLSGHPLDDYKDEINKIKYTLSSEFESLPQSAEILVVGKIEDFSTRITKSGKKMGTINVLDFHGNIEIAVFERELGNIEDIVKDEAKRDLPYAFRINITKDDQFVRTNLNEFYSLEDAQNLDFKTRKLKQNSKFSKNEETSAPQKVREYAELEVLLCLSELSKDKITSLYNLGYNEHIKSGTNNDKRLVIKIKNENTAQIFVYKTKFVVNDSFKEKALQAIAC; this is translated from the coding sequence ATGAGTGAAAATTCTAGCTTTACACACCTGCATTTACACACTGAATACTCCCTGCTTGACGGAGCGAACAAGATAAAAGAGCTAGCTCACGTGCTTCATGATAGAGGCGACATAGCAGCGGCGATTACTGATCACGGCAATATGTTTGGAGCGATAGATTTTTACAAGGCGATGAAAAAAGAGGGGATAAAACCACTAATTGGCATCGAAGCTTATGTGCATAATGGCGAGCAGCTTGATGACAAGAGTACTAAACAGCGCTTTCACCTTATACTAATCGCCAAAAACGAGACTGGCTATAAAAATTTAATGTATCTTAGTTCCATGAGCTACATCGAGGGCTTTTACTACTATCCTCGTATAAATAAGAAAATTTTAAAAGAGCACAGCGAGGGCTTGGTTTGTAGCTCTGCTTGCTTGCAGGGTGAGGTGAGCTGGCATCTAAATTTAAGTGATCGTAACGTCAAATTTGGCGCAAAGGGCTACGAGAGAGCAAAAGAGGTCGCGCTTGAGTATAAAGAAATTTTTGGAGATGACTTTTACCTTGAGATCATGCGTCACGGCATCGGCGATCAAAAACGCATTGATGATGATATTTTACGTATCGCAAAAGAGACTGGCATAAAGGTTATCGCTACAAACGATACTCACTACACTTTTAAAGAGCGAGCTGACGCGCATGAGGTTTTTATGTGTATCGCGATGAACAAAACTTTAGATGATCCAAACCGACTTCGCCACAGCGTTCATGAGTTTTTTGTAAAAAGCAAAGAGCAGATGAGTGAGCTATTTTTAGATATCCCTGAAGTGATAGAAAATACCCAAGAGATCGTGAATAAGTGCAATCTTGAGATCAAGCTTGGCAACCCAACTCCTCCAAATTTTAAATTTACTCTTGAATATGCTAAAGAGAGAAATTTAACACTTCCAGAGCCTGAAAATAGATATAGTTTTAAAAATGATGCTGTTTTTTTTGAGTATGAATGTAGAAAAGGTCTTGAAGAGAGGCTAAAATTTGTCCCTGAAAATTTACATGATGAATACAAAAAGCGCCTTGAGATAGAGATTGGTATAATTAATAAAATGAATTTCCCAGGCTATATGATGATCGTTTGGGACTTCATAAATGAGGCCAAAAGTAGAGGTGTACCAGTTGGTCCAGGACGTGGTTCTGCGGCTGGTAGCTTGGTCGCTTACTCGCTAAAGATCACTGACCTTGATCCGATCCCATACAACCTACTTTTTGAGAGATTTCTAAACCCAGAGCGTGTTAGTATGCCAGATATCGACGTGGACTTTTGTCAAAGTAGGCGTGGCGAGATAATTGACTATGTTACGCAAAAATATGGAAAATTTAACGTTGCTGGCGTTATTACATTTGGTAAATTGCTCGCAAAAGGTGTCATTAGAGACGTTGCTAGAGTTTGTGATATGCCTTATGCTGAAGCCGATGCGATGGCAAAGCTAATACCTGATGAACTAGGCATTACACTAAAAGATGCTTATGAAAAAGAGCCAAAGATAGCTGAGCTTATCAGCCAAAATCCAAAGGCAGCTAAAATTTGGAAATTTGCACTTGATCTTGAGGGGCTAAATAGAAACGCCGGTCAGCACGCAGCAGGTGTCGTTATCTCAAACGAGGAGCTGTGGAATAAAACTCCGCTATTTCGTCAGCCAAACAGCCCAGAAGATCGCTATGTTACGCAGTATAGCCTTAAGTATCTTGAGGATGTTGATTTAATTAAATTCGACTTTCTTGGACTAAAAACACTAACGGTTATCGATAATGCCATAAAACTCGTTAAACAACGAACCGGTAAGGATATCATTTGGGAGCAGATCGATAAAAACGATTCTAATGTTTATAAAATGATACAAAGTGGCCAAGCGATAGGAATTTTCCAAATCGAGGGTGAAGGTATGAGAAAGCTAGGAACTAGCTTACGTCCAGACTGCTTTGAGGATATCGTCGCGATGCTAGCGCTCTACCGCCCAGGACCGATGGAAAGTGGTATGCTTGATGATTTTGTCAAAAGAAAACATGGTGAGGCGGAGATAACCTACTCATTTAAAGAGCTTGAGCCAATCCTTGCGCCAACATACGGCGTAATCGTTTATCAAGAGCAGGTTATGCAAATCGTTCAAGCCATAGGTGGCTTTAGCCTTGGCGGGGCGGATCTTGTACGCCGTGCGATGGGTAAAAAGATTAAAGAAGAGATGGACAGACTAAAGGGTGAGTTTGTAAAAGGCGCTGAGGCAAAAGGGCTAAATGGACAAAAAGCAGACGATCTTTTCGAGCTAATTGTAAAATTTGCAGGATATGGCTTTAATAAATCTCACTCCGCAGCTTACGCTTATGTTACCTTTCAAACTGCTTATCTTAAGGCTTACTATCCGGCTGAATTTATGGCGGCACTTTTAACAAGCGAGGAGAGCAACGTCGATAAGATCGTTCGCTATATCGATGAGATAAAACGTATAAATATAGACACTTTGCCACCATCTATAAATAAATCAACTAAAGAATTTAGCGTTGTTAAAAATGGCGATCATGACGGTATTATCTTTGGGCTTGGTGCGATTAAAGGTGTTGGTGGAGCGGCTATTGAAAACATTATCACTGAGCGTGAAGCAAATGGTGAGTTTAAGAGTATGGACGACTTTGTCTCAAGGATCGATCCATTTAAGGTCAATAAAAAGGTCTTTGAAAGCCTCATAAAAGCTGGTTGCTTTGATGAGTTTGGCTTTAGTCGTAAGATGCTTATGCAAAATGTAGAAAATATCATAGAAGCTTGCAAGAGTGCTGCTCAGATCCGTAAAAATGCTGCTGAGAGCTTGTTTGGCGAAGATGATAGCATGAACGATGTGAAGATAAATTTTGTCGCTATAAATGACGAATTTGACATCAAGCAAATTTTAAAATTTGAGCAAGAGAGTGTTGGTATCTACCTCTCAGGCCACCCGCTTGATGATTATAAAGACGAGATCAACAAGATAAAATATACTCTAAGCTCAGAATTTGAGAGCTTGCCACAAAGTGCAGAAATTTTAGTTGTTGGCAAGATCGAAGACTTTAGCACAAGGATAACCAAAAGTGGCAAGAAAATGGGCACTATAAACGTGCTTGATTTTCACGGAAATATCGAGATCGCAGTTTTTGAAAGAGAGCTTGGAAATATCGAAGATATAGTAAAAGATGAAGCAAAACGCGACTTGCCTTATGCTTTTAGGATAAATATCACAAAAGATGATCAATTTGTAAGGACAAATTTAAACGAGTTTTATAGCCTAGAAGATGCGCAAAATTTAGACTTTAAAACAAGAAAACTAAAACAAAACTCTAAATTTTCTAAAAATGAAGAGACGAGCGCCCCTCAAAAAGTAAGAGAGTATGCCGAGCTAGAGGTGCTTTTATGCCTTAGTGAGCTTAGCAAAGATAAGATAACTAGCCTTTATAATCTTGGCTATAACGAACATATAAAAAGTGGCACAAACAACGATAAACGTCTTGTTATTAAGATAAAAAATGAAAATACGGCTCAAATTTTTGTCTATAAGACAAAATTTGTTGTAAATGACAGCTTTAAAGAAAAAGCACTTCAAGCAATAGCTTGCTAA
- a CDS encoding DUF6882 domain-containing protein, translating to MPKEAMFLDKLGIDKSNWSELFSACIGKATLLQKRAFKLLVEGSNWQVDFDSGKIYFDEHEFDMQFIGSESFSSNTWLWGYENINGFDERLLELANKAREFGEKFGLSAFGMPQFELDENFNGHTISMVLCTAFDEQNYYRIEYEGGAAYVAFRSDVVFEEPVLANEILGVVNECISSYELDHKIFIKGLLLSCDMKFSESPNEIVSDKNELSFKFDELNRLINISSKL from the coding sequence ATGCCTAAAGAAGCGATGTTTTTAGATAAGCTTGGCATAGATAAAAGTAACTGGAGCGAGCTTTTTAGCGCATGTATTGGCAAAGCGACATTACTTCAAAAACGTGCATTTAAGCTACTTGTTGAAGGTAGCAACTGGCAGGTCGATTTTGATAGCGGTAAAATTTACTTTGATGAGCATGAGTTTGATATGCAGTTTATCGGCTCTGAAAGCTTCTCGTCAAATACGTGGCTTTGGGGTTATGAAAATATAAATGGCTTTGATGAGCGGTTGCTCGAGCTTGCAAATAAAGCACGCGAGTTTGGTGAGAAATTTGGACTTAGCGCATTTGGTATGCCACAATTTGAGCTAGATGAAAATTTTAATGGTCACACGATTAGTATGGTTCTTTGCACCGCTTTTGATGAACAAAATTATTATAGGATAGAGTACGAGGGAGGAGCGGCGTATGTGGCTTTTAGATCAGATGTGGTCTTTGAAGAGCCAGTGCTAGCAAATGAGATTTTAGGCGTAGTAAATGAGTGTATAAGCAGCTACGAGCTAGATCACAAAATCTTTATAAAAGGACTTTTGCTAAGCTGTGATATGAAATTTAGCGAAAGCCCTAATGAAATCGTATCGGATAAAAATGAGCTTAGCTTTAAATTTGACGAGCTAAATAGGCTCATAAATATTTCAAGCAAGCTTTAA
- a CDS encoding cysteine hydrolase family protein, with protein sequence MNIQNELETFKNSLQTLDLREISNDGAKNVAFICIDMIEAFAGSGALASQRVAALSKGIATLFDRAWKDFGFRNFILIEDRHTSDSKEFETFLPHAMLDTNEIKTIKEIENLSFFKEIRAFYKNSLSIAFNKEFEKFLEERPELDTFIVTGDCTDMCVYQCVSYLKLRANEYNKKSRVIVPFDLTQTYDIPGHNGDFYHEMFSLHMKLALGADVVKSIKF encoded by the coding sequence ATGAACATACAAAACGAACTTGAGACATTTAAAAATTCTCTTCAAACGCTCGATTTGAGAGAAATTTCAAACGATGGAGCAAAAAACGTTGCATTTATCTGTATCGATATGATAGAGGCTTTTGCTGGTAGTGGTGCGCTCGCTAGTCAAAGAGTAGCTGCCTTATCAAAAGGGATCGCAACACTTTTTGATAGAGCGTGGAAAGATTTTGGCTTTAGAAATTTTATCCTTATAGAAGATAGACACACCAGTGATTCGAAAGAATTTGAGACATTTTTACCTCACGCTATGCTTGATACAAATGAGATAAAAACCATAAAAGAGATAGAAAATCTAAGCTTTTTTAAAGAGATCAGAGCATTTTATAAAAACTCTTTAAGTATTGCTTTTAATAAAGAATTTGAAAAATTTTTAGAAGAGCGTCCGGAGCTAGACACCTTTATAGTCACTGGAGATTGCACTGATATGTGCGTTTATCAGTGCGTTAGTTATCTTAAACTACGAGCTAATGAATACAATAAAAAATCAAGAGTTATCGTGCCGTTTGATCTTACGCAAACGTACGATATACCAGGACATAATGGCGATTTTTACCACGAGATGTTTTCTCTTCATATGAAGCTAGCACTTGGCGCTGATGTGGTAAAGAGTATTAAATTTTAA